In Aristaeella hokkaidonensis, the following are encoded in one genomic region:
- a CDS encoding 3'-5' exoribonuclease YhaM family protein — protein MENYSVCQLQRDMRYEGFLLIRSAEKRKDSKGNDYVDMNLTDRTGEINCKIWNWDPEAETPEAGQPIKVRGTIQEYNGRLQLRVEKWRLCTDDDPVDMNALVPCAPRKPDDMLTDIEEAIESFSNEDLKKLTRGMLKLAGDRLRWFPAAQRMHHAERSGLLHHTTDMLRLADAMLKIYPWLNRDLLMAGVIIHDLGKIEEMKSDQTGNVTDYTRDGQLLGHLVRGITNLNKVAEEAGVTGESLILLEHMLLSHHGESEFGSPKPPMFPEAEALHWIDIMDARMNTMKSVTDKTPPGAFSEKIFSLDRRVYHPLYGEEDE, from the coding sequence ATGGAGAATTATTCGGTTTGCCAGCTGCAACGGGATATGCGATATGAAGGATTCCTGCTCATCCGTTCCGCGGAGAAGCGGAAGGACAGCAAAGGCAACGATTATGTGGATATGAATCTGACGGACCGGACAGGCGAGATCAACTGCAAGATCTGGAACTGGGATCCGGAAGCGGAAACTCCGGAAGCCGGACAGCCGATCAAGGTTCGCGGAACGATCCAGGAGTATAACGGACGGCTGCAGCTGCGGGTGGAAAAATGGCGGCTGTGCACGGACGATGACCCGGTGGATATGAACGCGCTGGTTCCCTGCGCGCCGCGGAAACCGGATGATATGCTGACAGATATCGAAGAAGCGATTGAAAGCTTCTCGAATGAAGACCTGAAGAAGCTGACCCGGGGAATGCTGAAGCTGGCAGGAGACCGGCTGAGATGGTTCCCGGCAGCGCAGCGAATGCATCACGCGGAACGCAGCGGCCTGCTGCATCACACCACCGACATGCTCCGGCTGGCAGACGCGATGCTGAAGATTTATCCCTGGCTGAACAGGGATCTGCTGATGGCCGGCGTGATCATTCACGACCTGGGCAAGATTGAGGAAATGAAGAGCGACCAGACCGGCAATGTCACGGACTATACCCGGGACGGACAGCTGCTGGGACATCTGGTCCGCGGCATTACCAACCTGAATAAGGTGGCGGAAGAAGCTGGGGTCACCGGAGAAAGCCTGATCCTGCTGGAGCATATGCTGCTGAGCCATCACGGGGAGAGCGAATTCGGCAGTCCCAAACCGCCGATGTTTCCGGAAGCGGAAGCGCTGCACTGGATTGATATCATGGATGCCCGCATGAATACCATGAAGAGCGTTACGGATAAAACGCCTCCCGGAGCCTTCAGCGAAAAGATCTTCAGTCTCGACAGGAGAGTTTATCATCCGCTGTACGGAGAGGAAGACGAGTAA
- the dnaB gene encoding replicative DNA helicase translates to MDIREETGSMVPPNSVEAEISVLGAMLQDSSAVLRAAEQLVPEDFYHPEHAEIFRVMADMNRQQMPIDLVTLQAELSRKGSLEGVGGIRYLMKINADVPTAANVRSYIDIVREKSTLRKLIAACKNITRECYTQDKELQDVLTGAEKAIFDIVMNRQEGEELKPLSEVLVNTYEIIEELARQKGQIAGVPTGFTDLDNMLTGLHGGELIIIGARPAMGKTSFAMNIAEYAAVNKGKVTAVFTLEMPREQIAMRMLCSDARVDMQRVRKGTLHDDDWVKLAKSLGPLSAAPMYIDDTAALSPTQLRSRCRRLMMDKGLDLIVVDYLGLMKSDGKSESRQLEVSEISRRLKAIALEMKIPIIACAQLSRANKDRIDKRPLLSDLRDSGSIEQDADVVMFLHREEYYNKETEDKNIGEVIVSKQRSGPLGTVKLAWLSEFTTFANLAREQMNGGEAPF, encoded by the coding sequence ATGGACATCAGGGAAGAAACGGGGAGCATGGTGCCGCCCAACAGCGTTGAGGCGGAGATCAGTGTCCTGGGCGCAATGCTGCAGGACAGCTCTGCTGTGCTTCGCGCGGCTGAACAGCTGGTGCCCGAAGACTTCTATCATCCGGAGCATGCGGAAATTTTCCGCGTGATGGCGGATATGAACCGCCAGCAGATGCCTATCGACCTGGTGACCCTGCAGGCTGAATTGTCCCGCAAGGGTTCGCTGGAAGGTGTCGGCGGTATCCGGTATCTGATGAAGATCAACGCGGATGTTCCTACCGCGGCCAACGTCCGGTCCTATATTGATATTGTCCGGGAAAAGAGCACCCTACGGAAGCTGATTGCTGCGTGCAAAAACATTACCCGGGAGTGCTACACCCAGGACAAGGAATTACAGGACGTGTTGACCGGCGCGGAGAAGGCGATATTCGATATCGTCATGAACCGCCAGGAAGGGGAAGAACTGAAGCCCCTGAGTGAAGTGCTGGTCAATACCTATGAGATCATTGAGGAACTGGCCAGGCAAAAAGGTCAGATTGCTGGTGTACCCACCGGATTTACAGATCTGGATAACATGCTGACCGGCCTGCATGGGGGCGAACTGATCATCATCGGTGCACGCCCGGCCATGGGTAAAACATCCTTTGCCATGAATATTGCGGAATATGCTGCGGTGAACAAGGGCAAGGTGACGGCAGTATTCACGCTGGAAATGCCCCGGGAACAGATTGCCATGCGTATGTTGTGCTCGGACGCCCGGGTGGATATGCAGCGGGTTCGTAAAGGAACGCTGCATGATGATGACTGGGTCAAACTGGCCAAGTCCCTTGGACCGCTTTCTGCGGCGCCCATGTATATTGATGATACGGCAGCCCTGTCTCCCACACAGCTGCGGTCCAGATGCCGCCGGCTGATGATGGACAAGGGCCTGGATCTGATTGTGGTGGACTACCTGGGACTGATGAAATCAGACGGAAAGTCTGAAAGCCGTCAGCTGGAAGTCAGCGAAATCAGCCGCAGGCTGAAGGCCATCGCCCTGGAAATGAAGATCCCGATCATTGCATGCGCCCAGCTGAGCCGTGCCAACAAGGACCGTATTGACAAGCGGCCGCTGCTGAGTGACCTGCGTGATTCCGGTTCTATTGAACAGGACGCTGACGTGGTTATGTTCCTCCATCGGGAGGAATACTACAACAAAGAGACCGAGGACAAGAACATCGGCGAGGTGATCGTGTCCAAACAGCGCAGCGGTCCCCTGGGAACGGTCAAACTTGCATGGCTGAGTGAGTTCACCACCTTCGCGAATCTGGCGAGGGAGCAGATGAACGGCGGGGAAGCGCCATTCTGA
- the secG gene encoding preprotein translocase subunit SecG — translation MATVISIVLIIAALFMIVSVLMQSSEEGGISAITGQSNSYLSKSKAKTFEAKLALCTKIAAAIFVVLSLLMLVIK, via the coding sequence ATGGCTACTGTTATTTCTATCGTGCTGATCATCGCAGCGCTTTTTATGATCGTTTCCGTTCTTATGCAGTCTTCTGAAGAAGGCGGCATCAGTGCCATCACCGGCCAGTCCAACAGCTATCTCAGCAAGTCCAAGGCCAAGACCTTCGAGGCCAAGCTTGCCCTGTGCACCAAGATCGCTGCCGCGATTTTCGTTGTGCTGAGCTTGCTCATGCTGGTCATCAAGTAA
- a CDS encoding GntR family transcriptional regulator: MSLSFQPMMESRPIREIAYEVLKKAIITGEIPAGERIVETDYADRLHISRTPLREALRKLERDGLVEYVMRRGVIVHAFTADDVEQIYTIRNSLEMLTLPDIIANATAEDIAELREMLARMDELDAKNDVENLSPIARDFHTRLTSISGKNRILRVIEGQDEYIRRFSAMAIRQEDRRSDANAEHHKLVDLVEQKDLPAFETLMKHHIERSKECCLTALAARKQNREL; the protein is encoded by the coding sequence ATGTCCCTGTCATTCCAGCCTATGATGGAAAGCCGGCCCATTCGGGAAATCGCTTACGAAGTGCTGAAAAAGGCCATTATTACCGGTGAGATTCCCGCCGGTGAACGGATCGTCGAAACAGATTACGCCGATCGTCTTCACATTTCCCGCACGCCGCTGAGAGAAGCCCTGCGGAAGCTGGAACGGGACGGTCTCGTAGAATACGTCATGCGCCGGGGCGTTATTGTGCACGCCTTTACCGCCGATGACGTGGAGCAGATCTACACCATCCGCAACAGTCTGGAAATGCTGACGCTGCCGGACATTATCGCCAACGCTACGGCGGAAGACATTGCCGAGCTGCGGGAAATGCTTGCCAGGATGGACGAGCTGGATGCGAAGAACGATGTGGAGAACCTCTCCCCCATCGCCCGTGACTTCCATACCCGGCTGACTTCCATTTCCGGAAAGAACCGCATCCTGCGGGTCATTGAAGGTCAGGATGAATACATCCGCCGCTTCTCCGCCATGGCCATCCGTCAGGAGGACCGCCGGTCCGACGCCAATGCGGAGCATCACAAGCTGGTGGACCTGGTGGAGCAGAAGGATCTGCCCGCTTTCGAAACCCTGATGAAGCACCACATTGAGCGCAGCAAGGAATGCTGCCTCACCGCCCTGGCTGCCAGGAAGCAGAATCGGGAACTGTAA
- the rplI gene encoding 50S ribosomal protein L9: MKVVLLKDVKNIGKRDDIVTVSDGYARNFLFPQKLAVEATPGAMKEIQRKRAAQDAREAEMLAEAKNKAASLKDKVIALEVKCGDKGRLYGSVTSAEVADALEKQHGIKVDKRKIDIGDPIRETGIREISVWLYSGVTTPMKLDVQPMKK, from the coding sequence ATGAAGGTTGTATTGTTGAAGGATGTTAAGAACATTGGGAAAAGGGACGATATCGTAACGGTGAGTGACGGTTATGCCCGGAATTTCCTGTTTCCCCAGAAGCTGGCGGTCGAAGCCACTCCCGGAGCAATGAAGGAAATCCAGCGTAAGCGCGCTGCCCAGGACGCCCGCGAAGCGGAAATGCTGGCTGAAGCGAAGAACAAGGCCGCGTCCCTGAAGGATAAGGTGATTGCGCTTGAAGTCAAGTGCGGCGACAAGGGCCGTCTGTATGGTTCCGTAACAAGCGCCGAAGTAGCGGACGCGCTGGAAAAGCAGCACGGCATCAAAGTGGATAAGCGGAAGATCGATATCGGCGATCCTATTCGTGAGACCGGTATCCGTGAAATTTCTGTGTGGCTCTATTCCGGAGTGACCACGCCCATGAAGCTGGACGTGCAGCCCATGAAAAAGTAA
- a CDS encoding alanyl-tRNA editing protein yields MTERLYYDDAYLWEFEGKVTSIKNGTRPGEWVITLDRSAFYPTSGGQPYDTGTLTFGKVTAKVTDVEVDADGEVVHTVDKEIPVGTAVRGKIDGARRTDHMEQHGGEHMLAGAIWEKLEGTTIGLHLGQAESTIDVSLPEGRTHLTEEEILMLENTVNERIRMDAPIRCWFPDEDELKRLPLRKAPTVTEHVRIVAMGDFEMVACGGTHPSSTGRIGLIKILSAIPAKGKVRVAFVCGGRAVSLFQTYMRYADKAGAALSCPVDKLSSAASDLKYRLSEAEKRANRLETKEILASMMEAGNTEDLPGVTLCVLTMPETDGRAVTAAVSEYISAKGRALLLCAGERLTFARSADVKIDMNDLIKRVARGGGRPDMASGAGIPECVSVARKILMTEGISK; encoded by the coding sequence ATGACGGAAAGACTGTATTACGACGACGCATACCTGTGGGAATTTGAGGGGAAAGTCACGTCGATAAAGAACGGGACGCGGCCGGGAGAATGGGTAATTACCCTGGACCGGAGCGCTTTCTATCCGACTTCAGGCGGGCAGCCCTATGATACCGGTACGCTGACCTTCGGCAAGGTGACCGCGAAAGTCACGGACGTGGAAGTGGACGCAGACGGGGAAGTCGTTCATACGGTGGACAAGGAAATCCCCGTGGGTACTGCGGTGCGCGGAAAAATTGACGGCGCACGGCGTACGGATCATATGGAACAGCATGGCGGCGAGCATATGCTGGCCGGCGCCATCTGGGAAAAGCTTGAGGGGACGACGATCGGCCTGCACCTGGGCCAGGCGGAATCCACTATTGACGTTTCCCTGCCGGAAGGACGGACTCATCTGACAGAGGAAGAAATCCTCATGCTGGAAAACACGGTGAACGAACGCATCCGGATGGACGCGCCGATTCGCTGCTGGTTCCCGGATGAGGATGAACTGAAGCGCCTGCCGCTGCGCAAAGCGCCCACAGTGACGGAGCATGTACGGATTGTGGCCATGGGGGATTTCGAAATGGTCGCCTGCGGCGGCACTCATCCTTCCTCCACCGGAAGAATCGGACTGATTAAGATTCTTTCCGCCATTCCGGCCAAAGGAAAAGTCCGGGTGGCTTTCGTATGCGGCGGCCGCGCAGTGAGTTTATTCCAGACCTATATGCGCTATGCTGACAAGGCCGGGGCTGCATTGAGCTGTCCGGTGGACAAGCTGTCCTCAGCGGCCAGCGACCTGAAATACAGACTGTCAGAAGCGGAAAAACGGGCCAACCGGCTGGAGACCAAGGAGATCCTGGCATCCATGATGGAAGCCGGAAACACAGAAGACCTGCCGGGCGTAACGCTGTGCGTGCTGACCATGCCGGAGACTGACGGAAGGGCCGTGACAGCGGCGGTATCTGAGTATATTTCCGCCAAGGGCAGGGCCCTGCTCCTGTGCGCCGGAGAACGGCTGACCTTTGCCCGGTCGGCGGATGTGAAGATAGATATGAATGACCTGATCAAGCGGGTTGCCCGGGGCGGCGGCAGGCCGGATATGGCCAGCGGCGCAGGAATTCCGGAGTGTGTATCCGTGGCACGGAAGATCCTGATGACGGAGGGAATCAGCAAATGA
- the fumC gene encoding class II fumarate hydratase, whose amino-acid sequence MTYRTEHDSMGEVRVPADRYWGAQTERSRNNFPIGAGRENMPEEIIRAFAVLKKAAALANRELKPAKMTAEKCDAIRQAAEEILAGKLDGHFPLVVWQTGSGTQSNMNMNEVIANRGNEIAGQKLLHPNDDVNMSQSSNDTFPTAMHIAAAEAMERTGAALTRLKDELIRLEKENANVLKCGRTHLQDATPILFSQEISGWRSSLEKDEELLKMAEKPLLSLALGGTAVGTGLNAPAGFGSLSAAKIAEETGLPFVTAENKFHALTSKDEMVFAHGALKALAADLMKIANDVRWLASGPRLGLGEITIPENEPGSSIMPGKVNPTQCEQVTMVAAQVMGNDVTVGIAASQGNFELNVFMPVCAYNFLQSARLLAESMDSFRERCVSGIQANREKMQENVERSLMLVTALSPKIGYENAAKTAQTAHREGLSLREACVKLGFLTEEEFDAAYHPEEMV is encoded by the coding sequence ATGACGTACAGAACAGAACACGATTCCATGGGTGAGGTTCGCGTTCCTGCGGACCGGTACTGGGGAGCACAGACAGAGCGGAGCCGGAACAATTTTCCGATCGGCGCCGGACGGGAAAACATGCCGGAGGAAATTATCCGGGCTTTTGCCGTGCTGAAAAAGGCAGCGGCACTGGCAAACCGGGAACTGAAGCCGGCAAAAATGACGGCGGAAAAGTGCGACGCGATCCGGCAGGCGGCTGAGGAAATCCTGGCCGGCAAACTGGACGGGCATTTTCCGCTGGTGGTCTGGCAGACGGGCTCCGGTACCCAGAGCAACATGAACATGAATGAAGTCATCGCGAACCGGGGGAATGAGATCGCAGGGCAGAAGCTGCTGCACCCCAACGATGACGTGAATATGAGCCAGTCCTCCAACGATACTTTCCCCACGGCGATGCATATTGCCGCGGCAGAAGCCATGGAGCGGACAGGCGCGGCTCTGACCCGGCTGAAGGATGAACTGATCAGGCTGGAGAAGGAAAACGCCAATGTGCTCAAGTGCGGCCGCACACATCTGCAGGACGCGACGCCGATCCTGTTCTCCCAGGAGATTTCCGGCTGGCGATCCAGCCTGGAAAAGGATGAGGAACTGCTGAAGATGGCGGAGAAACCGCTGCTTTCACTGGCCCTGGGCGGAACGGCTGTTGGTACCGGACTGAATGCTCCGGCGGGCTTTGGCAGCCTTTCTGCTGCGAAGATTGCGGAAGAAACCGGACTGCCCTTTGTGACAGCGGAAAACAAGTTCCATGCCCTGACATCCAAGGATGAAATGGTGTTTGCCCACGGTGCACTGAAGGCGCTGGCGGCGGACCTGATGAAGATTGCCAATGATGTCCGGTGGCTGGCCAGCGGCCCGCGGCTGGGACTGGGCGAGATTACAATTCCGGAGAATGAGCCGGGATCTTCCATCATGCCGGGCAAGGTGAATCCTACCCAGTGTGAGCAGGTGACCATGGTGGCGGCACAGGTGATGGGCAATGACGTGACAGTCGGCATTGCGGCCAGCCAGGGCAACTTTGAACTGAACGTATTCATGCCGGTATGCGCCTACAACTTCCTGCAGAGCGCACGGCTGCTGGCGGAGAGTATGGATTCCTTCCGGGAACGCTGTGTGAGCGGTATCCAGGCCAACCGGGAAAAGATGCAGGAGAATGTGGAGCGGTCCCTGATGCTGGTGACAGCCCTGTCTCCGAAGATCGGCTATGAGAACGCGGCGAAGACCGCGCAGACAGCGCACAGGGAAGGGCTGAGCTTGCGTGAAGCGTGCGTTAAACTCGGCTTCCTGACGGAAGAAGAGTTTGACGCGGCATATCATCCGGAAGAAATGGTTTGA
- the murB gene encoding UDP-N-acetylmuramate dehydrogenase: MFEKFNALVNEPMSAHTTLKLGGPADYMVFPHDEEEIAALFAEACANNVPVTVIGHGSNLLVRDGGIRGLVICIGKNMRQITREGNIIRAQAGAMLGTVAMEAAEAGLRGLEFASGIPGTVGGGVTMNAGAYCGEIVQVVKEVHGIYPDGRKICLSREEMDFGYRHSVVMEKGFIVTEAVFELEPGDPAVIRARMSELNAKRAEKQPLDLPSAGSTFKRPEGYYASALIDQCGLKGYSIGGARVSEKHAGFLVNTGKSSKDFLNLMQKVQDIVEERAGVRLEPEIRIIGTDL; this comes from the coding sequence ATGTTCGAGAAGTTCAACGCACTGGTGAATGAGCCGATGAGTGCGCACACGACGCTGAAGCTCGGCGGGCCGGCAGATTATATGGTTTTCCCCCATGACGAGGAAGAGATTGCCGCTTTGTTTGCCGAGGCTTGTGCAAACAACGTCCCGGTGACAGTGATCGGACACGGAAGCAATCTGCTGGTGCGGGACGGCGGTATCCGCGGCCTGGTGATCTGTATTGGAAAGAACATGCGCCAGATTACCCGGGAGGGCAACATCATCCGCGCACAGGCCGGTGCAATGCTGGGCACTGTGGCGATGGAAGCAGCGGAAGCCGGACTGCGGGGGCTGGAATTTGCTTCCGGGATTCCCGGTACCGTGGGCGGCGGCGTGACCATGAACGCCGGCGCATATTGCGGAGAGATTGTGCAGGTAGTAAAGGAAGTACACGGTATTTATCCGGACGGCAGGAAGATCTGCCTGAGCCGGGAAGAAATGGACTTCGGCTATCGTCATTCTGTTGTAATGGAAAAAGGCTTTATCGTTACGGAAGCCGTTTTTGAACTGGAACCCGGTGATCCGGCTGTGATCCGCGCGAGGATGTCTGAGCTGAACGCGAAACGCGCTGAAAAACAACCGCTGGACCTGCCCAGTGCCGGCAGCACATTCAAACGCCCTGAAGGATATTACGCTTCAGCACTGATTGATCAGTGCGGCCTGAAGGGATACAGCATCGGCGGGGCGCGGGTGAGCGAGAAACATGCCGGCTTCCTGGTGAATACCGGTAAAAGCAGCAAGGATTTCCTGAATCTGATGCAAAAGGTGCAGGATATAGTGGAAGAAAGGGCTGGTGTCCGGCTGGAGCCGGAGATCAGGATAATCGGTACAGATTTATGA
- the whiA gene encoding DNA-binding protein WhiA, whose product MRTSDTRSFSAGVKEELIRLPLGKSCCMLSEISALTQTSGHLSFRGGGWISVSYRLDNAGTARRLFQLLKMRLGAAPKLHFVQTSQLGGRRSCVLTLGTDDTRALLNALHMAEEDENGQLHLKHTVPRHPMTRQCCRRAFLRGAFLGAGTMTNPEKGYHFEWKADDRLADTLEKLLEKCELPYHSYLRKGQRIIYLKDAQQISDMLAIMGAGSSVLDMENIRINKQLRAAATRAANCDEHNSEKMLDAGQKQAEAIRRISLARGLFTLPPALREVARLRVENPDMSLQELGEMMDPPVGKSGVNHRLRRLMEIAQQVEKEYGKGGEEG is encoded by the coding sequence ATGCGCACTTCGGACACGCGGAGCTTTTCCGCCGGGGTAAAGGAGGAACTGATCCGGCTTCCCCTGGGGAAATCCTGCTGTATGCTCAGTGAGATTTCTGCCCTGACCCAGACTTCCGGTCATCTGTCCTTCCGGGGCGGCGGCTGGATCTCCGTCAGTTACCGGCTGGATAATGCAGGTACGGCCCGACGGCTTTTTCAGCTTCTGAAAATGCGCCTGGGAGCCGCACCCAAGCTTCATTTTGTCCAGACAAGCCAGCTGGGCGGACGCCGGAGCTGCGTACTGACCCTGGGAACAGATGATACGCGTGCCCTGCTGAACGCCCTGCATATGGCAGAGGAAGATGAGAACGGCCAGCTTCACCTGAAACATACCGTTCCGCGGCATCCGATGACGCGCCAGTGCTGCCGCCGGGCTTTCCTGCGCGGAGCATTTCTCGGCGCGGGAACGATGACCAACCCGGAAAAAGGATATCATTTTGAGTGGAAAGCGGATGACCGGCTGGCGGATACACTGGAGAAGCTGCTGGAGAAATGCGAGCTGCCTTATCACAGTTATCTGCGGAAAGGGCAGAGGATTATCTACCTGAAGGACGCTCAACAGATCTCCGACATGCTGGCAATCATGGGCGCCGGCAGCAGCGTGCTGGATATGGAAAACATCCGAATCAACAAGCAGCTGCGGGCCGCAGCGACACGGGCTGCCAACTGCGATGAGCATAACAGTGAAAAAATGCTGGACGCGGGCCAGAAACAGGCGGAAGCCATCCGTCGGATCTCGCTTGCCCGCGGCCTGTTTACACTGCCTCCGGCTCTGAGGGAAGTGGCGAGACTTCGGGTTGAAAACCCGGATATGAGCCTTCAGGAGCTGGGAGAAATGATGGATCCGCCGGTCGGCAAGAGCGGCGTGAACCACCGGCTGCGCCGATTGATGGAGATTGCGCAGCAGGTGGAAAAGGAATACGGGAAAGGGGGAGAAGAAGGATGA
- the rapZ gene encoding RNase adapter RapZ gives MRYIIVTGQSGAGKTACVRYLEDKGSFCMDNMPPMMLPKLIEAFDTTPVKHQTVTIAVDVRSGEFFDANAVAKMIRELRQMGHQIELIFMEASDETLLDRYKETRREHPLCQEGLTLIEAIVEERTRLQPLRETAGYVIDTTNMTSRAMKKALDKALGDLSDTEPPIRAEILSFGFKRGLPRQADLVADVRFLPNPFYIENLCRHCGLDEDVRSFVMDHPTTQEFMRRYTELLDFLIPHYREEGKRRLVIAIGCTGGAHRSVAIAEALGQYLREQGLPTEINHRDLLLEQARWTTPVEEE, from the coding sequence ATGAGATATATCATCGTCACAGGCCAGAGCGGAGCGGGCAAGACGGCCTGCGTCCGCTATCTGGAGGATAAGGGAAGCTTCTGCATGGATAACATGCCGCCGATGATGCTTCCGAAACTGATCGAAGCCTTTGACACAACCCCGGTGAAGCACCAGACGGTGACGATCGCTGTGGACGTGCGCAGCGGCGAGTTTTTTGACGCCAACGCCGTGGCGAAAATGATCCGGGAACTGCGCCAGATGGGTCATCAGATTGAGCTGATCTTTATGGAGGCCAGCGACGAGACGCTGCTGGACCGCTACAAGGAGACGAGACGGGAACACCCCCTGTGCCAGGAAGGCCTGACCCTGATCGAGGCCATCGTGGAGGAACGCACCCGCCTGCAGCCGCTGCGGGAAACCGCCGGCTACGTGATTGATACCACGAATATGACTTCCCGGGCCATGAAGAAGGCGCTGGACAAGGCCCTGGGCGATCTGTCCGATACGGAACCACCGATCCGGGCAGAAATTCTCAGCTTCGGTTTCAAAAGAGGCCTGCCGCGGCAGGCAGACCTGGTGGCGGACGTCCGCTTCCTGCCGAATCCCTTCTATATTGAAAACCTGTGCAGGCATTGCGGCCTGGATGAAGATGTGCGCAGCTTCGTGATGGATCATCCCACCACGCAGGAGTTTATGCGCCGGTATACGGAACTGCTGGATTTCCTGATTCCCCATTACCGGGAAGAGGGAAAGCGCCGGCTGGTGATCGCCATCGGCTGCACCGGCGGAGCCCACCGCTCTGTCGCCATTGCCGAGGCGCTGGGACAGTACCTGCGGGAGCAGGGACTGCCGACAGAAATCAACCACAGGGACCTGCTGCTGGAGCAGGCACGCTGGACGACGCCGGTTGAGGAGGAATAA